A genomic stretch from Flavobacterium sp. includes:
- a CDS encoding DUF6702 family protein has translation MKKILIYPVIGILFLSLSAFAFHKFYVGVFQVDYAAEKKMIQITSRIFVDDLNNAMEKKYHKKTFVGTEKETPADIDLLKKYLTENFSIKINGQSRPITFLSKEIESDDVLVCYSRIKEVDKFKTIEISNSILVDWSSEQQNITHISAFGTKRSVLFTESSRKELLKY, from the coding sequence ATGAAAAAAATATTGATTTATCCTGTAATAGGGATATTGTTTCTGTCGCTTTCTGCCTTTGCCTTTCATAAATTTTATGTAGGTGTTTTTCAGGTAGATTATGCTGCGGAGAAAAAAATGATTCAAATTACTTCAAGAATTTTTGTGGATGATTTGAATAACGCAATGGAAAAAAAATACCATAAAAAAACGTTCGTAGGAACCGAAAAAGAAACACCTGCTGATATCGATTTACTTAAAAAATATCTTACTGAAAACTTTTCGATAAAAATAAACGGACAGTCAAGACCCATTACTTTTTTATCGAAAGAGATTGAAAGCGACGATGTTTTAGTTTGTTATTCCAGAATAAAAGAAGTCGATAAATTTAAAACAATCGAAATTTCAAATAGCATACTTGTAGACTGGAGCAGTGAACAGCAGAATATTACGCATATTTCAGCATTTGGTACCAAAAGAAGTGTTCTCTTTACAGAATCTTCAAGGAAAGAATTGTTAAAGTATTAA
- a CDS encoding carboxypeptidase-like regulatory domain-containing protein: MRLNNTLHIILIFFFVQIGFGQNGSSKEILGQIFEKSTSVDGVNIINNTTQVSTISDADGRFSITAKEGDVLVFSSVNLEPLKRRISAEDLNASLLVIKMTAKEIELKEVVVNDNYGITAENLGIVPRGQKTYTPAERKVYTATSTSVDKLLNAISGRTKMLKKEVNVEKREMLFKKIEYLFDENYYTERLKIPADDIKGFQLYCVDDADFAVSLNTKNKTMSMFLITDLARKYLIILENEK; the protein is encoded by the coding sequence GTGAGGTTAAATAATACGCTACATATAATTTTAATTTTCTTTTTTGTTCAAATTGGTTTTGGGCAAAATGGCTCTTCTAAGGAAATTCTCGGGCAGATTTTTGAAAAATCGACTTCGGTTGACGGTGTAAATATTATTAACAACACGACCCAGGTTTCTACGATTTCTGATGCCGACGGGCGATTTTCTATTACAGCAAAAGAAGGAGATGTTTTGGTTTTTTCTTCAGTCAATTTAGAACCGCTAAAACGCAGGATTTCTGCAGAGGATTTGAATGCAAGTCTGCTTGTGATAAAAATGACAGCAAAAGAAATTGAGCTTAAAGAAGTGGTTGTAAATGATAATTACGGAATTACGGCTGAAAATTTAGGAATTGTTCCGCGTGGTCAAAAAACATATACACCAGCCGAAAGAAAAGTATATACGGCAACTTCAACATCTGTAGATAAACTTTTGAATGCTATTTCTGGTCGTACTAAAATGCTGAAAAAAGAAGTAAATGTAGAAAAGAGAGAAATGCTTTTTAAGAAAATAGAATATCTTTTTGATGAGAATTATTATACTGAAAGATTAAAAATTCCGGCAGATGATATAAAAGGATTTCAATTATATTGTGTGGATGATGCTGATTTTGCCGTATCTTTGAATACAAAGAACAAAACAATGAGTATGTTTTTAATAACAGATTTAGCTCGGAAATATCTAATAATTCTTGAAAATGAAAAATAA
- a CDS encoding carboxypeptidase-like regulatory domain-containing protein, translated as MTKGIVCFLVVVISQNSWSQSQERTLINGKITANTNDLEGVYVVNSQTETMTTTDASGAFSILAKPDDVLVFSSIQFKENRVSLTCDNFTDLNFTVKMNLVMHQLQEVIVKRYDNINAVSLGIVPAGQKTYTEAERKLHTASDLNATASATGMVGGSISADPLFNFFSGRTAMLKKEVEVEKKEFFMRLLEKMFTLEHFVERLKIPAEYVKGFEYYAVENKQFTNILNSKNKTSTEFLLGELAVKYKEMIASEVK; from the coding sequence TTGACAAAGGGTATTGTATGTTTTTTAGTTGTTGTTATAAGTCAGAATTCCTGGTCTCAAAGTCAGGAACGCACTCTCATTAACGGAAAAATTACTGCAAATACTAACGATTTAGAAGGGGTGTATGTTGTTAATTCTCAAACAGAAACAATGACAACAACAGATGCTTCCGGAGCTTTTTCAATTTTAGCAAAACCAGATGATGTGCTTGTTTTTTCTTCGATTCAATTTAAAGAAAACAGGGTTTCGCTGACTTGTGATAATTTTACCGATTTGAATTTTACGGTAAAAATGAATCTTGTCATGCATCAATTACAGGAAGTTATCGTTAAAAGATATGATAATATAAATGCGGTTTCTCTCGGAATTGTTCCGGCCGGACAAAAAACATATACCGAGGCCGAAAGAAAATTACATACGGCATCAGATTTAAACGCTACGGCCAGTGCTACCGGAATGGTGGGCGGATCAATTTCTGCAGATCCTTTGTTTAATTTTTTCTCAGGAAGAACTGCGATGCTGAAAAAAGAAGTTGAGGTAGAGAAAAAGGAATTTTTCATGAGACTTTTAGAAAAAATGTTTACTCTTGAGCATTTTGTTGAACGCTTGAAAATTCCGGCTGAATATGTAAAAGGATTCGAGTATTATGCAGTTGAAAACAAACAGTTTACCAATATTTTGAATTCAAAAAATAAAACTTCAACCGAATTTTTACTGGGAGAATTAGCAGTAAAGTATAAAGAAATGATTGCCAGTGAGGTTAAATAA
- the pepE gene encoding dipeptidase PepE, with product MKSIIIASTSTLHGGSYLEYLLPTLQNHFKDCKTILFIPYARPGGISHDEYTKKVSEAFTVININVKGIHEFESPEIAIENAEGIFTGGGNTFLLVTQLYKNNVMQLLAEKVKSGTPYLGTSAGSNICGLSMQTTNDMPIIYPPSFQTLGLIPFNLNPHYLDPDTNSQHMGETRETRIKEFHAFNSIPVLGLREGSWLEVKGNMIVLKGSLKARLFKQNQIPEELETESDLSDLK from the coding sequence ATGAAAAGTATTATCATCGCCAGCACATCTACTTTGCACGGCGGCAGTTATTTAGAGTATTTATTACCTACATTACAAAATCATTTTAAAGACTGTAAAACTATTTTATTTATTCCGTATGCTAGACCGGGCGGAATTTCACACGACGAATACACAAAAAAAGTCTCTGAAGCATTTACAGTTATAAATATCAATGTAAAAGGCATTCATGAATTTGAAAGCCCGGAAATAGCAATCGAAAATGCAGAAGGAATATTTACCGGCGGCGGAAATACGTTTTTGCTTGTAACTCAGCTATACAAAAACAACGTCATGCAGCTTCTGGCTGAAAAAGTAAAAAGCGGAACTCCATATTTAGGCACAAGCGCAGGAAGTAATATTTGCGGTTTATCTATGCAGACAACCAACGACATGCCTATTATTTATCCGCCAAGTTTTCAAACTTTAGGATTAATTCCGTTTAATTTAAATCCACATTATTTAGATCCGGATACAAATTCACAGCATATGGGCGAAACACGCGAAACAAGAATAAAAGAATTTCATGCTTTTAATTCAATTCCGGTTTTAGGCTTAAGAGAAGGAAGCTGGCTTGAAGTAAAAGGAAATATGATAGTTTTAAAAGGTTCTTTGAAAGCCAGACTTTTTAAACAAAATCAAATTCCTGAAGAATTAGAAACAGAAAGCGATTTGAGCGATTTAAAATAA
- a CDS encoding L,D-transpeptidase family protein: MKKLYFFLLVCCLIGCKKNDPKPTPVITKKAPAIILTDERKVDVDTALLGTFKSETLKQFYSSSENKTVWGNLKKRQYVITQLEKSEELGLNPEDYKIEQLKKLESKISSLNDSDLATYDILLTYNFELYLSHLYKGKLDPKKLYTDWDLDEKTFDVNNVLIKAFNNNKLDSIVENIQPKSIIYKELLKSLEVINTFPDEDIPTIETSAKKITLNDTNNAVINIKKRLLFWKDMSGKDSLTNKYDQKTFEAVKAFQERHGLANDGVIGAGTISALNYSKEKRKQQIIANLERWRWYPAEFAENYFIINIPDYSLNVVENQDTTLVRNIVVGTSKRKTPIITSVLKTVVFNPTWTVPPTILKEDVVPAMKRNRNYLAKKNITIYDTSGNVVEPHAWNENKPNNYRYVQSPGYNNSLGLMKILFPNHHSVYLHDTNHRNYFERSNRSLSSGCVRVENPLELAQHILDDPERFSKEKIDTIIASKKTMSFKITKKYALYQWYWTAWSKKNQLIFRADIYNLDSDLYAKLRD; this comes from the coding sequence ATGAAGAAACTTTACTTTTTTTTATTGGTTTGCTGTTTAATTGGATGCAAAAAAAACGATCCAAAACCAACACCCGTAATCACAAAAAAAGCTCCGGCAATTATACTTACTGATGAAAGAAAAGTAGATGTTGACACTGCACTTTTAGGCACTTTTAAAAGTGAAACTCTTAAACAATTTTATAGTTCATCTGAAAATAAAACCGTTTGGGGAAATCTAAAAAAGAGACAATATGTTATTACTCAATTAGAAAAATCGGAAGAATTAGGTTTAAATCCGGAAGATTACAAAATAGAGCAGCTTAAAAAACTGGAAAGCAAAATTAGTAGTTTAAACGATTCTGATTTAGCCACTTATGATATTTTACTAACTTATAATTTCGAATTATATTTAAGTCACTTATATAAAGGCAAACTTGATCCGAAGAAATTATATACAGACTGGGATTTAGATGAAAAAACCTTTGATGTAAACAATGTATTAATCAAAGCCTTTAACAACAATAAATTAGACAGCATTGTCGAGAACATTCAGCCAAAATCAATAATTTATAAAGAGTTATTAAAATCACTTGAAGTTATTAATACTTTTCCTGATGAAGATATTCCAACTATTGAAACTTCTGCAAAGAAAATAACTTTAAATGACACAAATAATGCTGTAATCAATATTAAAAAAAGGCTTTTATTCTGGAAAGACATGTCTGGAAAAGACAGTCTTACCAATAAATACGATCAAAAAACATTTGAAGCCGTTAAAGCATTTCAGGAAAGACATGGCTTGGCTAATGATGGTGTTATTGGTGCAGGAACAATCAGTGCTTTAAATTATTCTAAAGAAAAAAGAAAACAGCAAATCATTGCAAATTTAGAACGCTGGAGATGGTACCCAGCTGAATTTGCCGAAAACTATTTTATTATAAATATTCCTGACTACAGCCTGAATGTAGTTGAAAATCAAGACACAACATTAGTTCGAAACATCGTTGTAGGAACGAGTAAAAGAAAAACGCCTATCATTACGTCGGTTTTAAAAACGGTGGTTTTTAATCCTACATGGACTGTTCCGCCAACAATTTTAAAGGAAGATGTGGTTCCGGCTATGAAACGTAACCGAAATTATTTAGCTAAGAAAAACATAACAATTTATGACACTTCCGGAAATGTTGTAGAACCGCATGCCTGGAACGAAAATAAACCTAACAATTACAGATACGTACAAAGTCCGGGTTATAACAATTCATTAGGATTAATGAAGATTTTATTTCCAAATCATCATAGTGTCTACCTGCACGATACGAACCACAGAAACTATTTTGAACGCAGCAACCGTTCGCTAAGTTCAGGCTGTGTTCGTGTAGAAAATCCTCTTGAATTAGCACAGCACATTTTGGATGACCCTGAAAGGTTTTCTAAAGAAAAAATCGATACTATAATTGCTTCTAAAAAAACAATGAGCTTTAAAATCACCAAAAAATACGCTTTGTATCAATGGTACTGGACAGCCTGGAGCAAAAAAAATCAGCTCATTTTCAGAGCTGATATTTATAATCTTGATTCGGATTTGTATGCTAAATTAAGAGATTAG
- a CDS encoding murein L,D-transpeptidase catalytic domain family protein, whose amino-acid sequence MIYKIYPLLVFFLLSFGKDSKNTAELKSAKSRNIAKVETNLSVDAKIANVYSTLDANNCKLPELKTFTEALKGFYLLKEKGVIQKNILTLIDFSLSSNTKRLWVIDLTSNKILFNSLVAHGRNTGEEFATAFSNLNSSFKSSLGFYATGEIYQGKHGASLRLDGLERGLNDNARDRGVVMHGADYVSESFIRDHKRLGRSQGCPAVPVELTDEIIQVIKDKSCLYIYHPSRNFIMDEKLIS is encoded by the coding sequence ATGATTTACAAAATTTATCCGCTATTGGTGTTTTTTCTATTGTCTTTTGGTAAAGATTCAAAAAACACTGCCGAATTGAAATCTGCAAAAAGCAGAAACATTGCAAAAGTTGAGACAAACCTTTCTGTTGATGCTAAAATTGCAAATGTGTATAGCACATTAGACGCGAACAATTGTAAACTTCCTGAGCTTAAAACTTTTACAGAAGCTTTAAAAGGATTTTATCTTTTAAAAGAAAAAGGAGTTATCCAAAAAAACATTCTTACGTTAATTGATTTCAGTCTTTCATCAAATACAAAACGTCTTTGGGTGATTGATTTGACAAGCAACAAAATTTTGTTTAATTCTTTAGTGGCTCATGGTAGAAATACCGGAGAAGAATTTGCTACGGCATTCTCAAATTTAAACTCTTCATTTAAAAGTAGTTTAGGTTTTTATGCAACTGGAGAAATCTACCAAGGTAAACACGGTGCATCGTTACGTTTAGACGGTTTAGAAAGAGGTCTTAACGATAACGCCCGCGATAGAGGTGTGGTAATGCACGGAGCAGACTATGTTTCTGAATCTTTTATCAGAGATCATAAAAGATTAGGCAGAAGCCAAGGCTGTCCAGCAGTTCCTGTTGAATTAACAGATGAAATCATCCAGGTCATAAAAGACAAATCATGTTTGTATATCTATCATCCGTCAAGAAATTTTATTATGGATGAGAAGCTAATCTCTTAA
- the gpmI gene encoding 2,3-bisphosphoglycerate-independent phosphoglycerate mutase — protein sequence MNKKVILMILDGWGKSPDPKVSAIDNANVPFINSLYKNYPSAQLRTDGLNVGLPEGQMGNSEVGHMNLGAGRIVYQDLAKINLAVAHKTLAKEQVLIDAFTYAKDNNKKVHFLGLVSDGGVHSHTSHLRGLIDASQEYGLDQVYVHAFTDGRDVDPKSGAKYIHDLQDYIKDTPVKIASIVGRYYAMDRDKRWERVKLAYDLVVNGVGTPSTNPVSSVLESYEKDVTDEFIEPVVIVDENAKPLATIVEGDVVIFFNFRTDRGRELTEALSQQDFHEQNMHKLNLYYVTLTNYDETYQNVKVVYNKDNITETLGEVLEKAGKKQIRIAETEKYPHVTFFFSGGRETPFEGESRILRNSPKVATYDLQPEMSAYELADALVPELNKGEVDFVCLNFANGDMVGHTGIMEAAIKACEAVDACAKKVIEAALANDYTTIVIADHGNCETMINPDGSPNTAHTTNPVPIILVDKQLKNIQDGVLGDIAPTILELMGVQQPNAMTCHSLL from the coding sequence ATGAACAAAAAAGTTATCCTTATGATTTTAGATGGTTGGGGAAAATCTCCTGACCCTAAAGTATCTGCAATAGACAATGCAAATGTTCCATTTATAAATAGTCTTTACAAAAATTACCCAAGCGCACAGCTGCGTACCGACGGATTAAACGTTGGTTTACCAGAAGGCCAAATGGGAAATAGTGAGGTTGGACACATGAATCTTGGTGCCGGAAGAATTGTTTATCAGGATTTAGCAAAAATTAATTTAGCTGTAGCCCATAAAACTCTTGCAAAAGAACAAGTTCTTATTGACGCTTTTACTTATGCAAAAGACAACAATAAAAAAGTACACTTTTTAGGATTAGTTTCTGATGGAGGTGTTCACTCTCATACTTCACACCTTCGCGGATTAATTGATGCTTCGCAGGAATATGGTTTAGATCAGGTGTATGTTCACGCTTTTACAGACGGACGTGACGTTGATCCAAAATCGGGAGCAAAATACATTCATGATTTACAAGATTACATTAAAGATACTCCTGTAAAAATTGCTTCTATTGTAGGTCGTTACTACGCAATGGATCGTGATAAACGTTGGGAACGTGTAAAATTAGCTTACGATCTTGTTGTAAACGGTGTTGGAACTCCATCAACAAACCCAGTTTCAAGTGTTTTAGAAAGCTATGAAAAAGATGTTACTGATGAGTTTATCGAACCAGTTGTTATAGTAGATGAAAATGCAAAACCTCTTGCAACTATTGTAGAAGGTGATGTTGTTATTTTCTTCAACTTTAGAACAGACAGAGGACGTGAACTTACTGAAGCGCTTTCTCAGCAGGATTTCCACGAGCAAAACATGCATAAGTTAAACTTATATTATGTAACGCTTACAAACTACGACGAAACGTATCAAAATGTAAAAGTAGTTTACAACAAAGATAATATCACAGAAACTCTTGGTGAAGTTTTAGAAAAAGCAGGAAAAAAACAAATCCGTATTGCTGAAACTGAAAAATATCCACACGTAACTTTCTTCTTCTCAGGCGGAAGAGAAACTCCTTTTGAAGGCGAATCAAGAATCTTGAGAAATTCTCCAAAAGTAGCCACTTACGATTTACAGCCGGAAATGAGTGCTTATGAATTAGCAGATGCTCTTGTTCCTGAATTAAATAAAGGTGAAGTAGATTTCGTTTGTTTAAATTTCGCAAACGGAGACATGGTGGGTCACACCGGAATCATGGAAGCGGCAATTAAAGCTTGTGAAGCTGTTGACGCCTGCGCGAAAAAAGTAATCGAAGCCGCTCTTGCAAATGATTACACTACAATCGTTATTGCTGACCACGGAAACTGCGAAACAATGATTAATCCTGATGGAAGCCCAAATACAGCGCACACAACAAATCCAGTGCCGATTATTTTGGTTGACAAACAATTGAAAAATATTCAGGATGGTGTTCTAGGCGACATCGCTCCTACTATTTTAGAATTAATGGGAGTGCAGCAGCCAAACGCTATGACTTGTCATTCATTATTATAG